In Pantoea agglomerans, the genomic stretch GCGGCTGCGCCGCGCGTATGCGCAGCGAACAGCAGTGGCACCAGCATCCGCAGGGCCAGGCAGTGCGCGAGGAGCCGCTGATCGCCTGGCAACAGGGTGATGCCGCCCCCGCGCGCAGCTGGCCGATGCCCGCCGCGCGACCGCTGCTCGGCGTTCGGGTACTGGATTTGACGCGCGTTATCGCCGGGCCGGTAGCAACTCGCTTTCTCGCCAGCCTCGGCGCGCAGGTGCTGCGTCTCGATCCGCCTGGCTGGGGCGAGCCGACGCTCGACGAAGAGATCGCCTGTGGCAAACGGCGCGCGGTGGTCGATTTCAAAACAGCGGCGGGCAGCAACAGGCTGCGCGCGCTGCTGCACCAGGCGGACGTGCTGATACACGGCTATCGCGCCGACGCGCTGGAGCAGCTGGGATTTGACGCTGAGACGCGCGCCCGGCTGGCGCCGGGCCTGGTGGACGTCAGCCTGAACGCCTGGGGCTGGCGCGGGCCGTGGCGCAACCGGCGCGGCTTCGACAGTCTGGTACAGATGGCGAGCGGTATCGCTGAGAGCGGCATGCGCTGGGCAGAAGCGGAGAAGCCGACGCCGCTGCCGGTACAGGCGCTGGATCACGCCACCGGCTATCTGATGGCCGCCGCGGCGCTGGAGGGGCTGCGCCAGCGCCACACCACCGGCTACGGCGTCAGGGCGCGGCTGTCGCTGGCCCGCACCGCCCTGCTGCTGCAGCAGCATCCCTCTCGGGACGCAAGCCTGGCCGCAGGCATTAAAGCGCATGCGCACGACACGCTGCCGACCACAGAGCTGACGCCCTGGGGCATCGGCGAACGGCTGCGCGCCGCTGCCCGGCTGCCCGGCACGCCTCAGATCTGTGCAACGCCAGGCTGCGAGCCGGGTACGCACCCGGCGCGCTGGTAGAGCTGCGCGCCGGAGTGCTTCATCACGCTTCGCCGTCGTCTTCGGCGGCCTCGTTCAGCTCGTCCCACATCGCCTGGATCGCCTCACGGCTCAGCATCGCCAGCGTGCGGTAAAAGGCGGTGGTGGCGTGCGCCTCGACCTTGCCGAGAAACGCGCCGCACCAGGGCAGCAGGTAGCTGTCAAACAGGGCGCACTGCGCCGCGCTCTCATCTTCCGCCGACTGATCTTCCAGCCAGGAGGCCGCCAGCATCAGCACGCCGAAGTGGTCAGCGGGGGCGTCGCTGAGCGGCATACCGCGCGAGGCGAGAAAGGCGCGCACTTCCGGCTCCGGCTTGCCTTCCGGCCACTGCGACGCGTAAGGCGGTACCTTACAGTCGGGGCCGACGAACAGCGCATTGTAATCCGCCGCCAGCGCCTGCGGATCGCTGTTCTGCTGCAGACGCTGCAGCAGCTCGTCCTGCTCCAGTGGCCACTGTGCGCCAAGTTTGCCCTCGCGCAGCAGGGTAAACAGCGGGACCAGCAGCGGATCCTGCGGCTGACGGTTAAACAGGGAGCCGATAACGCGGCAGAGGATGGAAAACTCGTTCATGCACTATTCCAGAGGCTAAAGGGTTAGAAATCTGCCAGTTCGGCAATCTGTTTGCCGGTGCGCTGTTCAGGAAAATCGAGCAGGCGGCGCGGCGTGACATTTAACACGCGATCTTCAGGAAAATCCACTGCGCGCGTGATGCGCAGACAGTGCTCGAACTGCCCCAGCGTAAAGGCGGTGTGGAAATCGGCGCCAAACGCCAGCTTGCCGCCGGCGTCGCGCACCGCTTCAGCGATGGCACGGCAGTTCGGCGACCGCGCGGATATCCATCGAAAACTCAGGGTTAGCGAAAGTTACTGGTGAACCCATCATATTCCACTGTTAAACCCTCTGACAATCAAGCAATTAAGGTACTTACAGGTTAGTCATTAACCCTAAGATATCATGCAGATCTTTACCAACCTCCAGGTATATACACTTTCATATTGCATAAGAAAATAACATTAGATAATTAGAAAAATTATCTTGATGCAATTAAATACCAACCCTATTATCTAATCACCCCAGCGGGATATGTTCTTCAGGATTTGGAGGCATAATGGTTGAAGTGGTTTGGTCTAAGCGTGCATTGAAGCACCTGACTAAGATCGATAGCCGCTATCGGAAATTCATTAACGAGAAGACCCAGCAGTTAGTCACCTTCCCTCTTGTGACTTTAGACATAAAGAAGTTACAGGATACCGATAACCCGTACCGGTTACGAGTTGGTGACTACCGGGTAATCTTTGAGTTGATAGAGGGTGAGCCGGTAGTACTTAGAATCGAAGAAGTGACACGCAGAACATCAAGGACTTACTGATACAAGGCGGGGCGCCCAGCCATTATGCTCCATGACATTAACCGCGACGCTAAGACACCCGGATAAACTATGTCAAAACAGTATATTTATGATGAAGCAGGTAAACCGCAATTTGTGGTACTTCCTGTAGCAGAGTATGAA encodes the following:
- a CDS encoding CoA transferase; this encodes MDHQLAASLWQQLWQGLRGPGDATAPPTFLDTATFSSAFAVSELAATSIGLATQATAAFIGSRQPVSVNVRLASRWFQTSFFPRNRPSPALWDAFAGDYPCADGWIRLHTNAPQHRAAMERVLGRHPDRDALAQQVARWQADALEQAVVDAGGCAARMRSEQQWHQHPQGQAVREEPLIAWQQGDAAPARSWPMPAARPLLGVRVLDLTRVIAGPVATRFLASLGAQVLRLDPPGWGEPTLDEEIACGKRRAVVDFKTAAGSNRLRALLHQADVLIHGYRADALEQLGFDAETRARLAPGLVDVSLNAWGWRGPWRNRRGFDSLVQMASGIAESGMRWAEAEKPTPLPVQALDHATGYLMAAAALEGLRQRHTTGYGVRARLSLARTALLLQQHPSRDASLAAGIKAHAHDTLPTTELTPWGIGERLRAAARLPGTPQICATPGCEPGTHPARW
- a CDS encoding molecular chaperone, translating into MNEFSILCRVIGSLFNRQPQDPLLVPLFTLLREGKLGAQWPLEQDELLQRLQQNSDPQALAADYNALFVGPDCKVPPYASQWPEGKPEPEVRAFLASRGMPLSDAPADHFGVLMLAASWLEDQSAEDESAAQCALFDSYLLPWCGAFLGKVEAHATTAFYRTLAMLSREAIQAMWDELNEAAEDDGEA
- a CDS encoding type II toxin-antitoxin system RelE family toxin, which translates into the protein MVEVVWSKRALKHLTKIDSRYRKFINEKTQQLVTFPLVTLDIKKLQDTDNPYRLRVGDYRVIFELIEGEPVVLRIEEVTRRTSRTY